In a single window of the Buchnera aphidicola (Aphis gossypii) genome:
- the bamE gene encoding outer membrane protein assembly factor BamE domain-containing protein, with the protein MNIQVSIIKILLIIFLLTSCSFFGNKSYNSNNIDALYLNLSEFKKNYKGMTREQIIYIFGDPIVSDSFDNAYHYIFCQRFKKNICKKIVLNIFFENDKVCYFNLEQFK; encoded by the coding sequence ATGAATATACAAGTTTCTATAATTAAAATATTATTAATAATTTTTTTGCTGACTAGTTGTTCATTTTTTGGCAATAAAAGTTATAATTCTAATAATATAGATGCATTATACTTAAATCTAAGCGAATTTAAAAAAAATTATAAAGGTATGACGAGAGAGCAAATAATTTATATTTTTGGTGATCCGATAGTTTCTGATTCTTTTGACAATGCTTATCATTATATTTTTTGTCAACGATTTAAAAAAAATATATGTAAAAAAATTGTATTAAATATTTTTTTTGAAAACGATAAAGTTTGTTATTTTAATCTAGAACAATTTAAATAA
- the grxD gene encoding Grx4 family monothiol glutaredoxin: MDIIKKIENQIKKNIILIYMKGTPEAPSCGFSAQAVQALSVCGEKFAYVDILENEDIRRELPKYANWPTFPQLWVDGELIGGCSIIMEMLQDGELQKIISKAVNKHKNNV; this comes from the coding sequence GTGGATATCATTAAAAAAATAGAAAATCAAATCAAAAAAAACATTATTTTAATATATATGAAAGGAACGCCAGAAGCTCCTAGCTGCGGATTTTCTGCTCAAGCTGTGCAAGCTTTATCGGTATGTGGAGAAAAATTTGCATATGTAGATATTTTGGAAAATGAAGATATTAGGAGAGAATTACCTAAGTATGCGAATTGGCCTACATTTCCTCAGTTATGGGTAGATGGTGAACTTATAGGAGGTTGTAGTATTATAATGGAAATGTTGCAAGATGGAGAGTTACAGAAGATAATATCTAAAGCAGTTAACAAGCATAAAAATAATGTTTAA
- the rnt gene encoding ribonuclease T produces the protein MSITQEFNLLSNRFRNFYPVVIDIETAGFNPKTDALLEIALITLKMDKLGWLHIENTLHFHIIPFKGSIINSDAIAFNKIDPFNPLRGAISEKLAIKSILDVVNKGIKIEGCKKGIVVAHNASFDHNFLMSAIQRVQIKQNPFHPFVTFDTATLSALVVGETVLAKACKAIGLKFDNNQAHSALYDTLQTANLFCELVNRWKYLGGWPVNKKNSSSQNHNNL, from the coding sequence ATGTCTATAACGCAAGAATTTAATTTATTAAGTAATCGGTTTCGTAATTTTTATCCTGTTGTTATTGATATTGAAACAGCTGGTTTTAATCCAAAAACTGATGCATTATTAGAAATTGCATTAATAACATTAAAAATGGATAAATTAGGATGGTTACATATAGAAAATACACTTCACTTTCATATTATACCTTTTAAAGGCTCTATTATTAATTCTGATGCGATTGCGTTTAATAAAATTGATCCATTTAATCCATTACGTGGTGCTATTAGTGAAAAATTAGCTATTAAATCAATATTAGATGTAGTAAACAAAGGAATAAAAATAGAAGGCTGCAAAAAAGGTATTGTAGTTGCGCATAATGCTAGTTTTGATCATAATTTTCTAATGTCTGCAATACAAAGAGTTCAAATTAAACAAAACCCTTTTCATCCATTTGTTACATTTGATACTGCAACATTAAGCGCGTTAGTAGTTGGAGAAACAGTTTTAGCAAAGGCATGTAAAGCCATTGGATTAAAATTTGATAATAACCAAGCTCATTCTGCTCTCTACGATACGTTACAAACTGCAAATCTTTTTTGTGAGCTAGTTAATCGTTGGAAATACTTAGGTGGGTGGCCGGTGAATAAAAAAAATAGCTCTTCTCAAAATCATAATAATCTTTAA
- a CDS encoding Fe-Mn family superoxide dismutase: MTYLLPSMPYSYDALEPYFDEETMKIHHTKHHQNYINNTNAILENTAFSSLSIEELMSIFNEISLENKIVLRNNAGGHINHCFFWESLKANTLLNRNIKLELEKSFGTFESFKKQFEEIAMKHFGSGWVWLVNQDGKLNIVSTSNQDNPLMGKLISNTYGDPILGLDIWEHAYYLKYQNRKLDYVKAFWNVVNWDKIDSRLQR, from the coding sequence ATGACTTATCTTTTACCTTCTATGCCTTATTCATATGATGCATTAGAGCCTTATTTTGATGAGGAAACAATGAAAATTCATCACACAAAACATCATCAAAATTACATTAACAACACTAATGCTATTTTAGAAAATACAGCTTTTTCTTCTCTTTCAATTGAAGAGCTAATGTCTATATTTAATGAAATCAGTTTAGAAAATAAAATCGTATTGCGTAATAATGCTGGCGGACATATAAATCATTGTTTTTTTTGGGAATCTTTAAAAGCTAATACATTATTAAATAGAAATATAAAATTAGAATTAGAAAAAAGTTTTGGAACTTTTGAATCTTTTAAAAAGCAATTTGAAGAAATTGCTATGAAACATTTTGGTTCAGGTTGGGTTTGGTTAGTGAATCAAGATGGAAAGTTAAATATAGTATCTACTTCTAATCAAGATAATCCATTAATGGGAAAGTTAATATCTAATACTTATGGTGATCCTATTTTAGGTTTAGATATTTGGGAGCATGCATATTATTTAAAATATCAAAACAGAAAACTAGATTATGTTAAAGCATTTTGGAATGTAGTCAATTGGGATAAAATAGATAGTCGTTTACAAAGATAA
- the pth gene encoding aminoacyl-tRNA hydrolase, with protein sequence MITGLSNPKNKYHNTRHNLGSWYIYALAKKLNILLKEEKKFFGFIASVNIHSNNIRLFIPNIFMNFNGSAIYKVASFYNINLNEILVAHDDLDLECGKSKMKYSYGHSGHNGLRSVINYFNKKINFYRFRIGISRPKNKKEISSFVLSDPTIEEVNLIDISIQYAVRETLILLNNISN encoded by the coding sequence ATGATTACAGGGTTATCTAATCCTAAAAATAAATATCATAATACACGTCACAACCTAGGTTCTTGGTATATTTATGCTTTAGCAAAAAAATTAAATATATTATTAAAAGAAGAAAAAAAATTTTTTGGTTTTATTGCTTCTGTCAATATACACTCTAATAATATTCGTTTGTTTATACCTAATATTTTTATGAATTTTAATGGTAGCGCGATATATAAAGTAGCTTCTTTTTATAATATTAATTTAAATGAAATATTAGTAGCGCATGATGATTTGGATTTAGAGTGTGGAAAATCAAAGATGAAATATAGTTATGGGCATAGTGGTCATAATGGTTTAAGAAGTGTTATCAATTATTTTAACAAAAAAATAAATTTTTATAGATTTAGAATTGGTATTAGTCGACCAAAAAATAAAAAAGAAATATCATCTTTTGTGCTTTCAGACCCTACAATTGAAGAAGTGAATTTAATTGATATATCTATTCAGTATGCTGTAAGAGAAACACTGATATTATTAAATAATATTTCTAATTAG
- the ychF gene encoding redox-regulated ATPase YchF → MGFKCGIIGLPNVGKSTLFNALTKGNSAVANFPFCTIKPNIGIVSVPDTRIHELSKIISAKKIVHAYIEFVDIAGLVKGASKGEGLGNQFLSNIRDTQAIAHVVRCFKDDNISHVYNDVKPKNDVDIINSELILSDFNTCERSILRLKKNLKYNTKETEKKLIVLNKCMNHLKNFLMLKTLKLNETEKNIINDFRFLTLKPTMYIANINEDKKSLTFLNELNEIAKQDNSLVIPIFSNLELDLIKMNKKDQKDFMKAFNIVDLGLNKIINCGYKILDLITFFTVGTKEIHAWPISNGSTSIQAAHKIHSDFSKGFIRAQIIQYLDFIQYKSEVKVKEVGKFRIEGKDYKIQDGDIVNFLFNV, encoded by the coding sequence ATGGGTTTTAAATGTGGTATTATAGGGCTTCCAAATGTAGGTAAATCTACTTTATTTAATGCTTTAACTAAAGGGAATTCTGCTGTTGCAAATTTTCCATTTTGTACTATTAAACCAAATATTGGAATAGTTTCAGTACCCGATACTCGTATCCATGAGCTTTCTAAAATTATTTCCGCAAAAAAGATAGTACATGCATATATAGAATTTGTAGACATTGCTGGTTTAGTTAAAGGAGCATCTAAAGGTGAAGGTTTAGGAAATCAATTTTTAAGTAATATTCGAGATACTCAAGCTATTGCACATGTCGTGCGTTGTTTTAAAGACGACAATATTAGTCATGTTTATAATGATGTTAAACCTAAAAATGATGTAGATATAATTAATTCTGAACTGATATTATCTGACTTTAATACTTGTGAAAGATCTATATTAAGACTAAAAAAGAATTTAAAATACAATACTAAAGAAACAGAAAAAAAATTAATTGTTTTAAATAAATGTATGAATCATTTAAAAAATTTTTTAATGTTAAAAACTTTGAAATTAAATGAAACAGAAAAAAACATAATTAATGATTTTCGTTTTTTAACTTTAAAACCAACGATGTATATTGCAAATATTAATGAAGATAAAAAATCTTTAACTTTTTTAAATGAATTAAATGAAATAGCAAAACAAGATAATTCTTTAGTTATTCCAATTTTTTCTAATTTAGAATTAGATTTAATTAAAATGAATAAAAAAGATCAAAAAGATTTTATGAAAGCTTTTAATATAGTAGATTTAGGATTAAATAAAATCATTAACTGTGGTTATAAAATACTTGATTTAATAACTTTTTTTACAGTTGGTACCAAAGAAATTCATGCTTGGCCTATATCTAATGGTAGCACAAGTATTCAGGCTGCTCATAAAATTCACAGTGACTTTAGTAAAGGTTTTATTCGTGCTCAAATTATTCAGTATTTAGATTTTATTCAATATAAAAGCGAAGTAAAAGTTAAAGAAGTAGGTAAATTTAGGATCGAAGGAAAAGATTATAAAATTCAAGATGGAGATATTGTTAATTTTTTATTTAATGTTTAA
- the thrC gene encoding threonine synthase, producing the protein MKLYNLKNHNEQVNFETAIKLGLGQQQGLFFPVKIPKITPFELSEILKMNFITRSTEILSKFIDGEISKTKLYKNVKKAFSFKTPLKVSIKKNISCFELFHGPTLAFKDFGARFMAQMIFSLKKENESFTILTATSGDTGAAVAHAFYKMKNIRVIILYPKGKISLLQEQLFCTLGENITTISINGSFDDCQDLVKKAFDDKKLKELIGLNSANSINISRLLAQICYYFEAFSLISETQRKNLVIAVPCGNFGNLTAGLLAKSLGLPIKSFIACTNENDTVPRFLKSKQWKPKKTISTISNAMDISQPNNWPRIEELFRRNNWNLNDLRFGSVSDHSTKEAIKELFKLGYTSEPHAAIAYRLLNNQLEKDEYGLFLGTAHPSKFKDTVEKILKNNITLPDEIKYRVNLPLLSHNINPDFNKLKKFLLKK; encoded by the coding sequence ATGAAACTTTATAACTTAAAAAATCACAATGAACAAGTTAATTTTGAAACTGCTATAAAACTTGGTCTAGGACAACAGCAAGGATTGTTTTTTCCAGTAAAAATACCAAAAATTACACCTTTTGAATTATCAGAAATTCTGAAAATGAATTTTATTACAAGAAGTACCGAAATACTTTCTAAGTTTATTGATGGTGAAATATCTAAAACAAAATTATATAAAAATGTAAAAAAAGCATTTTCATTTAAAACACCATTAAAAGTCTCAATTAAAAAAAATATAAGTTGCTTTGAATTATTTCACGGTCCAACATTAGCATTTAAAGATTTTGGAGCCCGTTTTATGGCTCAAATGATATTTTCTTTAAAAAAAGAAAACGAATCTTTTACTATTTTAACTGCAACGTCAGGAGATACTGGTGCTGCAGTTGCTCATGCGTTTTATAAAATGAAAAATATTCGAGTAATTATTTTATACCCAAAGGGGAAAATCAGTCTATTACAAGAGCAATTATTTTGTACATTAGGTGAAAATATAACAACTATATCGATTAATGGAAGCTTTGACGATTGTCAAGATTTAGTAAAAAAAGCTTTTGATGATAAAAAATTAAAAGAATTAATAGGTTTAAATTCTGCTAATTCTATCAATATAAGTCGATTATTAGCACAAATATGTTATTATTTTGAAGCTTTTTCATTGATTTCAGAAACACAACGAAAAAATTTAGTTATCGCTGTTCCATGTGGAAATTTTGGAAATTTAACAGCGGGACTATTGGCAAAATCTCTTGGTTTACCAATTAAATCTTTTATAGCGTGTACCAATGAAAATGATACTGTTCCAAGATTTTTAAAAAGTAAACAATGGAAACCTAAGAAAACTATATCTACGATTTCTAATGCCATGGATATTAGCCAGCCAAATAATTGGCCAAGAATAGAAGAATTATTTCGTAGAAACAATTGGAATTTAAATGATTTAAGATTTGGAAGCGTTTCAGATCATAGTACTAAAGAAGCAATAAAAGAACTTTTCAAATTAGGATACACCTCTGAACCACATGCTGCAATTGCATATCGCTTGTTAAACAACCAACTAGAAAAAGATGAATACGGTTTATTTTTAGGAACAGCTCATCCATCTAAATTTAAAGATACTGTTGAAAAAATTTTAAAAAATAATATTACCTTACCAGATGAAATTAAATATAGAGTTAATTTACCATTATTATCTCACAATATAAATCCAGATTTTAATAAATTGAAAAAATTTTTATTGAAAAAATAA
- the thrB gene encoding homoserine kinase, whose translation MIKIYAPASIGNIGVGFDILGAAIKPINGDLLGDCITIKLSEEFQLFNKGIFSNQLPVNNEQNIVWKCWSKFCNVIKKNIPVSIILEKNLPIGSGLGSSACSVVATLVAINEACNNPLNSKDLLLLMGEVEGEISGSIHYDNVAPSYFGGLQLILEDTDIISQKIPNFKNWLWIVAWPGIKLSTAEARKILPKKYTRDICVKNSRCLASFIHASYTEQSNLAARSMKEFIAEPYRSKLLPNFFKNKEKIKKLGAISCGISGSGPTIFAISEDIEIAKKISLWLERNYLQNNTGFVYICYIDAKGVRKIG comes from the coding sequence ATGATTAAAATTTACGCACCAGCTTCTATTGGTAATATTGGAGTTGGATTTGATATTTTAGGTGCAGCTATCAAACCAATAAATGGTGATTTATTAGGTGATTGCATAACAATAAAACTATCAGAAGAATTTCAACTGTTTAATAAAGGAATTTTTTCCAATCAATTACCGGTAAATAATGAACAAAATATTGTCTGGAAATGTTGGTCTAAATTTTGTAATGTAATAAAAAAAAATATTCCAGTTTCTATCATTCTAGAAAAAAATTTACCAATTGGATCAGGACTAGGATCTAGTGCTTGCTCTGTTGTTGCTACCTTAGTTGCGATTAATGAAGCTTGTAATAATCCATTAAATTCAAAAGATCTACTATTGCTAATGGGCGAAGTAGAAGGGGAAATATCGGGAAGTATTCATTATGATAATGTAGCACCATCTTATTTTGGAGGCCTTCAATTAATACTAGAAGATACTGATATAATTAGTCAAAAAATACCAAACTTTAAAAATTGGTTATGGATAGTGGCTTGGCCAGGAATAAAATTATCTACTGCAGAAGCAAGAAAAATTTTACCTAAAAAATATACAAGAGATATTTGCGTTAAAAATAGTCGTTGTTTAGCTAGTTTTATTCATGCCTCATATACTGAACAGTCTAATTTAGCAGCAAGATCTATGAAAGAGTTTATAGCGGAACCATATCGCAGCAAATTACTACCTAATTTTTTTAAAAACAAAGAAAAAATTAAAAAATTAGGAGCTATCAGTTGTGGTATATCTGGTTCGGGACCAACTATTTTTGCAATTTCAGAAGATATTGAAATTGCTAAAAAAATATCTTTATGGCTGGAAAGAAACTACCTACAAAACAACACAGGATTTGTTTATATTTGTTATATAGATGCAAAAGGTGTTCGAAAAATAGGATAA
- the thrA gene encoding bifunctional aspartate kinase/homoserine dehydrogenase I, producing the protein MKLLKFGGTSLADAEKFLYASDIIEKNKNHEQVAIVLSAPAKITNYLVNIVENDININQVLEQTELAENIFINIIKNIKKIQSCFLYEETKEIIKKEFNQLRKIIYNFTSLKKYPEHIQSIIMSRGEILSIEIMKNILISRSHLVDIIDPVKNIIAKGSFLNSTVDIQKSKKCISKINIKNNHIILMAGFIAGNEKGELVILGRNGSDYSAAILACCLNANLCEIWTDVDGVFTSDPKKIFNTCLLKSISYEEAIELSYFGAKVLHPRTIKPLKDFNIPCIIKNTFNIKSKGTLICKKNNYDVNILKGITNLDDIVMFAIPSNLTQQNDNLISIILNLFKKENINIILITQSSKNNFNFCISEKDTRKALLLLNKLYQLESKDKSFSDINIIKNLSILSIVGSNIFQKYNITSKIFSSLGKSKINILGIAQRSSTHSMSVVIKRKNVLQSIQTIHDELFHNKQIINAFLIGIGGVGKSLIAQILKQKNFLKNKNIEIKIRAIANSKKILFLNDSIELKNWKKYFKASKEKFNLEILNKLLKNNYFVNSIVIDCTSDEMLSKEYTNFLSKGFHVVTSNKKANTSSLKYYNEIRATTLQENKKFLYETNVGAGLPVIQTLQNLFYTGDNLICFKGVLSGSLSFIFGKLEENVLLSDATKKAKDLGFTEPNPYDDLSGIDVARKLLILAREVGYEIELEDIEIEPILPEYFKKYKNTEEFLYKLKEIDSTFSEKVKKARNLGKVLRFVGTIEQGGKCSVKIEAINSNHPLYKVKNGENALTFYTNYYQPIPLVLRGYGAGNNVTASGVFSDLLRTIL; encoded by the coding sequence ATGAAACTATTAAAATTCGGCGGAACTTCATTAGCTGATGCAGAAAAATTTTTATATGCATCTGATATTATAGAAAAAAATAAAAATCATGAGCAAGTTGCAATAGTTCTTTCTGCTCCAGCTAAAATAACCAACTATCTAGTGAATATTGTCGAAAACGATATTAACATCAATCAAGTATTAGAACAAACTGAACTTGCAGAAAATATATTTATTAACATTATAAAAAATATCAAAAAAATACAATCTTGCTTTTTATATGAAGAAACAAAAGAAATAATTAAAAAAGAATTTAATCAATTAAGAAAAATTATATATAATTTCACATCATTAAAGAAATACCCTGAACATATACAATCCATTATAATGTCTCGTGGAGAAATACTTTCCATTGAGATTATGAAAAATATATTAATATCACGATCTCATTTAGTGGATATTATAGATCCTGTTAAAAATATTATAGCTAAAGGAAGTTTTTTAAATTCTACAGTTGATATACAAAAATCTAAAAAATGTATTAGTAAAATAAATATAAAAAATAATCACATTATTTTAATGGCAGGTTTTATTGCAGGAAATGAGAAAGGCGAATTAGTAATATTAGGGCGTAATGGATCAGATTATTCTGCAGCAATATTAGCTTGTTGTTTAAATGCAAATTTATGTGAAATATGGACAGATGTTGACGGTGTTTTTACTTCAGATCCGAAAAAAATATTTAATACTTGTTTATTAAAATCAATATCATATGAGGAAGCAATAGAACTATCTTATTTTGGAGCAAAGGTATTGCATCCACGTACCATTAAGCCGCTTAAAGATTTTAATATACCATGTATTATTAAAAATACTTTTAATATTAAATCTAAAGGTACATTAATTTGTAAAAAAAACAATTATGACGTAAATATTCTTAAGGGCATAACTAATCTAGATGACATTGTAATGTTTGCCATACCTAGTAACTTGACGCAACAGAATGACAATCTAATTTCAATTATATTAAATTTATTTAAAAAAGAAAATATTAACATTATATTAATTACTCAATCATCAAAAAATAATTTTAATTTTTGTATTTCAGAAAAAGATACACGAAAAGCGTTATTATTACTAAATAAATTATATCAATTAGAATCAAAAGATAAATCGTTCAGCGATATCAATATAATTAAAAATTTATCTATATTATCTATAGTTGGTTCAAATATTTTTCAAAAATATAATATTACCTCAAAAATTTTTTCATCTTTAGGAAAATCTAAAATTAACATTCTTGGCATTGCTCAACGATCTTCAACGCATTCTATGTCAGTAGTAATCAAAAGAAAGAACGTTTTACAAAGTATACAAACTATTCATGATGAATTATTTCATAATAAACAAATTATAAATGCTTTTTTAATTGGCATTGGCGGAGTAGGTAAATCATTAATTGCGCAAATATTAAAACAAAAAAATTTTTTAAAAAATAAAAATATAGAAATTAAAATTCGTGCTATTGCAAACTCTAAAAAAATATTGTTTTTAAATGATTCAATTGAATTAAAAAATTGGAAAAAATATTTTAAAGCATCAAAAGAAAAGTTTAATCTTGAAATTTTAAATAAATTATTAAAAAATAATTATTTTGTAAATTCTATTGTAATTGATTGTACTTCTGATGAAATGTTATCTAAAGAATACACTAACTTTCTTTCGAAAGGATTTCATGTTGTTACATCAAATAAAAAAGCTAATACTAGTTCATTAAAATATTATAATGAAATTAGAGCTACTACATTACAAGAAAATAAAAAATTTTTATATGAAACTAATGTTGGAGCAGGATTACCTGTTATACAAACATTACAAAATTTATTTTATACAGGTGATAATTTGATCTGTTTTAAAGGTGTATTATCTGGGTCTCTATCTTTTATATTTGGTAAATTAGAAGAGAATGTTTTATTATCAGATGCTACTAAAAAAGCTAAAGATTTAGGTTTTACAGAACCAAATCCATACGATGATTTATCAGGTATTGATGTTGCTAGAAAGTTGTTAATTTTAGCACGCGAAGTGGGATATGAAATAGAGCTAGAAGATATTGAAATAGAACCGATATTACCTGAGTATTTTAAAAAATATAAAAATACTGAAGAATTTTTATATAAACTAAAAGAAATAGATTCTACTTTTTCGGAAAAAGTAAAAAAAGCAAGAAACTTAGGCAAAGTGTTACGTTTTGTTGGAACAATAGAACAAGGAGGGAAATGCTCAGTAAAAATCGAAGCAATAAATAGCAATCATCCATTATATAAAGTTAAAAATGGCGAAAATGCACTGACATTTTATACAAATTATTATCAACCGATTCCTCTTGTATTAAGAGGATATGGTGCTGGTAACAATGTTACTGCTTCTGGAGTATTTTCCGACCTACTACGTACAATACTATAA
- the hpt gene encoding hypoxanthine phosphoribosyltransferase, whose protein sequence is MKHTIKVIFSKEELGVRVRELGEEITKKYRNSENKMILIALLRGSFVFIADLCRNIQIEHEVDFMTTSSYGRGIVSSGDVKIIKDLDEDIYNKNVLIVEDIIDSGKTLSKVLGILKLRNPKSLSICTLLDKPECREVNIHVDFIGFSIPDEFMVGYGIDYAQCYRYLPYIGKVVFQK, encoded by the coding sequence ATGAAACATACTATTAAAGTAATTTTTTCTAAAGAAGAATTAGGTGTTCGTGTACGTGAATTAGGAGAAGAAATTACGAAAAAATACAGAAATAGTGAAAATAAAATGATATTAATTGCTTTATTGCGTGGTTCATTTGTGTTTATAGCAGATTTGTGTCGCAATATTCAAATTGAGCATGAAGTTGATTTTATGACTACTTCTAGTTATGGACGTGGAATTGTATCTAGTGGAGATGTGAAAATTATAAAAGATTTAGATGAAGATATTTACAATAAAAATGTATTAATTGTTGAAGATATTATTGACTCTGGAAAAACTTTGAGTAAAGTGTTAGGCATTTTAAAATTAAGAAATCCAAAATCTTTATCAATTTGCACACTTTTAGATAAACCTGAATGTCGCGAGGTAAACATTCATGTTGATTTTATAGGTTTCTCTATACCTGATGAATTTATGGTTGGATATGGAATAGATTATGCTCAATGTTATCGTTATTTACCATATATTGGAAAAGTAGTATTTCAGAAATAA
- the panC gene encoding pantoate--beta-alanine ligase has protein sequence MHIIKTIDSLYKKIQFFKKKQKKIGLVPTMGNLHKGHIKLILLAKKYADIVIVSIFVNPIQFDSALDLKKYPQTFLEDCLILKKEKIDILFAPDISEVYPDGIKMHTYIDVPKLSKTIEGKSRPGHFTGVTTIIGKLFNLIQPHFSFFGEKDYQQLLIVKTLVKELNYPINIISVPTVRLENGLAFSSRNKHLNDLEFKKAPFLYKIIKKTINIIIQNNGKKIYEIICSSKISLRKKGFLVDIFDVYNSETLDVFSKKSKNNIILASVWLGKTRLIDNEKFILLN, from the coding sequence ATGCACATAATAAAAACAATAGATTCTTTATATAAAAAAATTCAATTTTTTAAAAAAAAACAAAAGAAAATAGGATTAGTTCCTACTATGGGCAATTTACATAAAGGCCATATAAAATTAATTTTACTAGCTAAAAAATATGCGGATATTGTTATTGTAAGTATTTTTGTTAATCCTATACAATTTGATAGTGCATTAGATTTAAAAAAATATCCTCAAACTTTTCTAGAAGATTGTCTAATATTGAAGAAAGAAAAAATAGATATTTTATTCGCACCTGATATATCTGAAGTTTATCCAGATGGTATAAAAATGCATACATATATAGACGTTCCTAAGCTATCTAAAACTATTGAAGGAAAATCACGACCTGGACATTTTACAGGGGTAACAACAATAATTGGGAAACTATTTAACTTAATACAGCCACACTTTTCATTTTTTGGAGAAAAAGATTATCAACAATTATTGATCGTAAAAACTCTTGTTAAAGAATTAAATTATCCAATAAATATAATTAGCGTACCTACAGTTCGCTTGGAAAACGGATTAGCTTTTAGCTCGAGAAATAAACATTTAAATGATTTAGAATTCAAGAAAGCACCTTTTTTATACAAAATTATAAAAAAAACAATCAATATTATTATACAAAATAATGGTAAAAAAATATATGAAATAATTTGTTCTTCAAAAATATCTCTGAGGAAAAAAGGATTTCTAGTTGATATATTTGATGTATACAATTCTGAAACGTTAGATGTTTTCTCTAAAAAAAGCAAAAATAACATCATTCTTGCGTCTGTGTGGTTAGGTAAAACTCGACTCATTGATAATGAAAAGTTTATATTACTGAATTAA
- the panB gene encoding 3-methyl-2-oxobutanoate hydroxymethyltransferase — translation MTYINISTLQNWKNKKNKFAAITAYDFSFARLFENAGIPVILVGDSLGMTIQGHDSTIPVTVKNIEYHTKAVRKGAPNVFLISDLPFMSYYEISQALKNTSKIIQSGANMVKIEGGKNLVHIVKELSNHSILVCGHIGLTPQYINFLSGYKIQGKTEKGANKIIEEALSLEEAGIKMLVLECVPAILSKKITERLSIPVIGIGAGNHTDGQILVMQDLLGITEGKKLKFTKNFLLNNGSIQNAIKAYIHSVKQGIFPDKKHSF, via the coding sequence ATGACATATATTAATATTTCTACATTACAAAACTGGAAAAACAAAAAAAATAAATTCGCAGCAATCACAGCATATGACTTTAGCTTTGCTAGATTATTTGAAAACGCAGGAATTCCAGTTATACTTGTCGGAGATTCTCTTGGTATGACAATTCAAGGTCATGATTCAACAATACCTGTTACAGTTAAAAACATCGAATACCATACAAAAGCAGTTAGAAAAGGTGCGCCAAATGTTTTTTTAATATCTGATTTACCATTTATGTCTTATTATGAAATTAGCCAAGCACTAAAAAATACTTCTAAAATTATTCAATCCGGTGCTAATATGGTTAAAATAGAAGGCGGAAAAAATTTAGTTCATATTGTTAAAGAATTATCGAATCATTCAATATTAGTATGCGGACATATAGGGCTAACACCGCAATATATAAACTTTTTGAGTGGGTATAAAATTCAAGGAAAAACTGAAAAAGGTGCAAACAAAATTATAGAAGAAGCTTTATCACTGGAAGAAGCAGGAATTAAAATGCTAGTATTAGAATGCGTGCCTGCAATATTATCAAAAAAAATAACCGAAAGATTATCTATCCCTGTAATTGGAATAGGAGCTGGAAATCACACCGACGGACAAATACTAGTAATGCAGGATTTATTAGGAATTACTGAAGGAAAAAAATTAAAATTCACAAAAAATTTTCTTTTAAATAACGGCAGTATTCAAAATGCAATTAAGGCGTATATTCATTCCGTTAAACAAGGTATTTTCCCTGATAAAAAACATAGTTTTTAA